One Lactobacillus sp. CBA3606 DNA segment encodes these proteins:
- the pepT gene encoding peptidase T: MAKYPQLISDFLTFVKINSRSDEQSETVPSSPRETAFLTQLMTKLTALGLSDVHQDPQSAYVFATLPATSTQPMKTLGFISHIDTADFNSEHVTPQIVENYDGKSIIKLGESGYELDPKVFASLKNYAGQTLITTDGTTLLGADDKAGVAEIISAAAYLLAHPEIKHGTIRLGFGPDEEIGTGADHFNVADFNADYAYTVDGGPLGELEYETFNAAQAEVQITGVNVHPSEAKGIMVNALQLAVDFQQALPAHDVPEKTSGREGFFHLLALDGTVDNAKMTYIIRDHDRATFEARKKTFQAAADQINAQYGVNHLKVMMKDQYYNMREVIEKDMTVVDLAKHAMETLGIKPVIYPVRGGTDGSKISFMGLPTPNLFAGGENMHGRFEYVSEQVMAQAVDVILQIVHDNTQQAK, translated from the coding sequence ATGGCAAAATATCCACAGTTGATTTCTGATTTTTTAACGTTTGTAAAAATTAATAGTCGGTCAGATGAACAGTCTGAAACGGTCCCATCATCACCACGCGAGACAGCTTTTTTAACGCAATTAATGACTAAGTTAACCGCTTTAGGGCTAAGTGATGTTCATCAGGACCCACAAAGTGCCTACGTGTTTGCAACGTTGCCCGCGACCAGCACGCAACCAATGAAAACATTGGGGTTTATCTCGCATATCGACACAGCTGATTTTAATTCGGAACACGTGACTCCCCAAATCGTTGAAAACTATGATGGCAAATCTATTATTAAGCTCGGTGAAAGTGGTTATGAGCTCGATCCAAAGGTTTTTGCTAGCTTGAAAAACTATGCTGGCCAGACGTTAATTACGACGGATGGGACGACTTTGTTGGGCGCTGATGATAAGGCCGGTGTGGCTGAAATCATTAGTGCAGCGGCATACTTATTAGCTCATCCGGAAATTAAACATGGCACGATTCGGCTGGGATTTGGCCCGGATGAAGAAATTGGGACTGGTGCGGATCATTTTAATGTTGCCGATTTTAATGCGGACTATGCCTACACCGTTGATGGTGGGCCCTTAGGTGAATTGGAATATGAAACGTTTAACGCGGCTCAAGCTGAGGTCCAAATCACCGGCGTTAATGTGCACCCCAGTGAAGCCAAAGGAATTATGGTGAATGCGTTACAATTAGCGGTAGACTTTCAGCAGGCTTTACCCGCGCATGATGTGCCCGAAAAAACCAGTGGTCGGGAAGGCTTTTTCCACCTGTTGGCGTTAGATGGAACGGTTGATAATGCAAAAATGACCTATATTATTCGTGATCATGACCGCGCGACTTTTGAAGCTCGTAAAAAGACGTTCCAAGCGGCCGCTGACCAAATCAATGCGCAATATGGCGTTAATCATCTAAAAGTCATGATGAAAGACCAATATTACAATATGCGTGAAGTGATTGAAAAGGATATGACGGTGGTTGACCTCGCTAAACATGCGATGGAGACCTTAGGGATTAAACCGGTTATTTATCCAGTTCGTGGTGGGACTGATGGCTCAAAAATCTCGTTCATGGGCTTACCGACGCCGAATTTGTTTGCTGGTGGTGAAAACATGCATGGCCGTTTTGAATACGTTTCAGAACAAGTTATGGCACAAGCGGTGGATGTTATTCTACAAATTGTGCACGATAATACGCAGCAAGCTAAATAG
- a CDS encoding YjzD family protein, which yields MTKQIMVIVWSVIFGEVIGYIGGALEQMTYNFGEIGVVSAIFALIMVNGISYITNHSMPIKGAKNK from the coding sequence ATGACTAAACAAATCATGGTAATCGTTTGGAGTGTTATTTTTGGTGAAGTCATCGGTTATATCGGTGGTGCACTTGAACAAATGACTTACAATTTTGGCGAAATCGGCGTGGTTTCAGCAATTTTTGCCTTAATTATGGTCAACGGCATTTCATACATTACTAATCATTCTATGCCCATTAAAGGTGCCAAAAACAAGTAA
- a CDS encoding tRNA (adenine(22)-N(1))-methyltransferase TrmK, whose translation MDAKQLSQRLATVGAFVPLGARLADIGSDHAYLPANLALNQRISYGIAGEVVRGPFENAQQEIEKLQLTARVHARLADGLAAIQPADQIDVVTIAGMGGPLIRHILDQGQAQLAGVQRLILQPNVGEVTLRTWLMTHRFQIVAERILAEDGHTYEIIVAEPVTHAVQYTAEELLVGPLLGTEKSPVFSAKWQHELARAQTAVTQMQQAKVAPTEQLATINAKIKLIEGVLADVGK comes from the coding sequence GTGGATGCCAAACAATTATCACAACGGTTAGCAACGGTGGGGGCTTTTGTCCCGCTAGGAGCACGGCTAGCCGATATTGGTTCCGATCACGCTTATTTACCAGCTAATTTGGCTTTAAATCAGCGAATTAGTTATGGTATTGCGGGTGAAGTGGTTCGTGGACCATTTGAGAATGCACAACAGGAGATTGAAAAATTACAATTAACGGCAAGGGTTCATGCCCGTTTAGCCGATGGCTTGGCAGCAATTCAACCAGCTGATCAGATTGACGTGGTGACGATTGCTGGTATGGGTGGCCCGTTGATTCGGCATATTTTGGATCAAGGCCAAGCCCAATTAGCTGGTGTGCAACGGCTGATTTTACAACCTAATGTTGGTGAAGTAACGTTACGGACTTGGTTAATGACGCATCGGTTTCAAATCGTGGCTGAACGGATTCTAGCTGAGGATGGTCATACGTATGAAATTATTGTGGCTGAACCGGTGACGCATGCGGTTCAATATACGGCGGAAGAGTTGCTAGTGGGACCATTGCTAGGGACTGAAAAATCACCGGTGTTTAGTGCTAAGTGGCAACATGAATTAGCACGGGCACAAACTGCAGTGACCCAGATGCAACAAGCAAAAGTGGCGCCAACGGAACAGTTAGCCACGATTAACGCTAAAATAAAATTAATTGAAGGAGTCTTAGCTGATGTTGGCAAGTGA
- the dnaE gene encoding DNA polymerase III subunit alpha, protein MQYIPLQVMSTFSLLQSTSTVTDLVQAAKQQGYPALALTDVDVMYGIVDFYNACRQAEITPILGINLTLASQRPESEQTFSLIVLAKDWTGYQALMQLSTLKQTATKAAPLTLAAVTPHLGHLMVLTPARNSELATLLLQDNAQAATAWVQQLQAATTADSLYLGVSLDQSPALRTTLVQFAQQLQVPIVALDPVDYVQATDYFAVSVLQAIGGGQQIDQPEQLQTVPGSHYLRAPADLIAAYTELDLTAAVAATAEIAAACQVTLVFQKPQLPKFPTPDQQPATQYLRQLCEQGLQQRLAAMPATTATETYHQRLDHELEVIDQMGFDDYFLIVWDVMNYAHQAQITTGPGRGSAAGSLVAYVLQITDVDPIKYELLFERFLNAKRANMPDIDLDIPDNRREQVLTYVHDKYGHDRVAQIITFGTLAAKQALRDVGRVFGLSTFEMSDWSAAIPNQLHITLKAAYQASRRLQNLVADSSKNQLLFQTAQRIEGLPRHYSTHAAGVVLSQVPLIQIVPLQAGSETMLMTQYTKDTVEAVGLLKMDFLGLRNLSLMASALHYVQRQTGQPLALTKIDLNDEKTLQLFQAGDTTGVFQFESAGIRNVLRQLHPDNFELVAAVNALYRPGPMENIDHFIARKKGTEAVTYPADALKPILGPTYGILVYQEQVMQVAAVMGGFSLGEADLLRRAMSKKKKIVLDEMRQKFMTGAAALHFSTAVAAEVYQYIEQFANYGFNRSHAVAYSKMAFELAYLKVHYPGAFFTSLMNSILGNGTKLKQYLGEAKQHHVKIVPPDINRSRNYFDWDGESIIFGLSSIKGLRRDFISSIVTERQANGPFKSLQQLMQRLDSQWLKPDLMTALIYAGALDHFGLNRAELLTAVPELMSSAELAGNSMSLFASLAPTIKKQPELPLGERLAKEVDYLGAYVSGHPVEAYRWLAQQQRTTLISACRAEARVKLLVYITKTRVIRTKRGQPMAFATGSDLSGEIDLTIFPNTYQRLQAELKSETVVLVSGKVEQQRGLQLIVDQWQPAASFTAPTSQLFLRLTADQATPTIQKQILTILRQAPGPNPVLIYSATARKTVELNSQYWVTDDEKMVGALTSLLGRDNVVVKSETP, encoded by the coding sequence ATGCAATATATTCCCCTACAAGTGATGAGTACCTTTAGTTTACTGCAAAGTACAAGTACCGTCACTGATTTGGTCCAAGCAGCGAAGCAACAAGGGTACCCTGCGTTGGCATTGACTGATGTTGACGTGATGTATGGCATTGTGGATTTTTATAATGCCTGTCGTCAAGCTGAGATTACCCCAATTTTAGGGATTAATTTAACGTTGGCTAGTCAACGTCCGGAAAGTGAGCAAACGTTTAGTTTAATCGTTTTAGCTAAAGACTGGACCGGTTATCAAGCGTTAATGCAACTATCAACCTTGAAACAAACGGCCACTAAGGCGGCACCCTTAACTTTAGCAGCGGTGACCCCACATTTGGGTCATTTAATGGTATTAACGCCAGCTCGGAATAGTGAGTTGGCCACGTTATTATTACAAGATAACGCCCAAGCTGCGACTGCCTGGGTACAGCAACTACAGGCAGCAACGACTGCCGATAGTCTTTATTTGGGGGTCTCGTTAGATCAATCACCGGCTTTGCGGACAACTTTAGTACAATTTGCGCAGCAGTTACAAGTGCCAATTGTCGCTTTAGATCCGGTGGATTACGTCCAAGCGACGGATTATTTTGCCGTTTCAGTCTTGCAAGCAATCGGCGGTGGTCAACAAATTGACCAGCCGGAACAATTGCAGACGGTGCCGGGCAGTCATTATTTACGGGCGCCCGCCGACCTGATTGCAGCGTATACTGAGTTGGATTTAACGGCTGCCGTTGCAGCTACGGCTGAGATTGCTGCCGCTTGTCAAGTCACCTTAGTTTTTCAAAAACCCCAGCTACCAAAGTTTCCCACACCTGACCAACAACCGGCAACCCAATATTTACGCCAGCTCTGTGAACAAGGATTACAACAGCGTTTGGCAGCAATGCCAGCGACAACTGCTACTGAGACGTATCATCAGCGCTTGGATCATGAATTAGAAGTCATCGATCAGATGGGATTTGATGATTACTTCCTAATTGTGTGGGATGTCATGAATTATGCGCATCAGGCTCAAATTACAACCGGACCAGGCCGGGGGTCAGCAGCGGGGTCACTCGTGGCTTACGTGTTGCAAATAACGGATGTTGATCCAATCAAATATGAGCTCTTATTTGAACGATTTTTAAATGCCAAACGGGCGAACATGCCGGATATTGATTTAGATATTCCGGATAATCGTCGTGAGCAAGTCTTGACCTATGTCCATGACAAATACGGCCATGACCGGGTGGCACAAATCATTACCTTTGGGACCTTGGCGGCTAAACAAGCTTTACGAGACGTTGGTCGGGTCTTTGGCCTATCGACTTTTGAGATGAGTGATTGGAGTGCAGCCATCCCTAATCAGTTACACATTACCTTGAAAGCCGCTTATCAAGCGTCCCGCCGACTGCAAAACCTCGTAGCCGATTCCAGTAAGAATCAGTTGCTCTTTCAAACGGCACAACGCATTGAAGGGCTACCGCGACACTATTCAACACATGCGGCGGGGGTGGTATTGAGTCAGGTTCCGTTAATTCAAATTGTGCCCTTACAAGCGGGTAGTGAAACGATGCTGATGACCCAATATACCAAAGACACGGTGGAAGCCGTGGGATTGTTAAAGATGGATTTCTTGGGTTTGCGAAATTTATCTTTAATGGCGAGTGCGCTTCATTATGTGCAACGTCAAACAGGCCAGCCGTTGGCCCTGACAAAAATTGATCTAAATGATGAAAAAACGTTGCAATTATTTCAAGCAGGAGATACGACGGGCGTTTTCCAATTTGAATCAGCTGGGATTCGGAACGTCTTACGCCAACTACATCCCGATAATTTTGAACTAGTTGCCGCAGTCAATGCGCTTTACCGGCCAGGACCAATGGAAAACATTGATCACTTTATTGCGCGTAAAAAAGGGACTGAAGCGGTCACTTATCCCGCCGATGCGCTTAAACCTATTTTAGGCCCCACCTATGGTATTTTGGTTTATCAGGAACAAGTGATGCAGGTGGCCGCCGTGATGGGGGGCTTTAGCCTCGGGGAAGCGGATTTGTTGCGGCGCGCAATGAGTAAAAAGAAGAAAATCGTCCTTGATGAGATGCGACAAAAGTTTATGACAGGGGCAGCAGCTTTACATTTTTCAACCGCGGTGGCGGCCGAAGTGTACCAATATATTGAACAATTCGCCAATTACGGCTTTAATCGGTCACATGCGGTGGCTTATAGCAAGATGGCGTTTGAATTAGCTTATTTAAAGGTGCATTATCCTGGTGCTTTTTTCACGTCACTCATGAATTCAATCCTGGGTAACGGGACCAAATTAAAGCAATACTTAGGGGAAGCTAAACAACACCATGTCAAAATCGTGCCGCCAGACATTAATCGTAGTCGCAATTATTTTGATTGGGACGGCGAAAGTATCATCTTTGGCCTGAGTTCAATTAAGGGTTTACGGCGCGATTTTATTAGTAGTATTGTGACTGAACGGCAAGCAAATGGGCCGTTTAAAAGCTTGCAGCAGTTGATGCAGCGGCTTGATTCACAATGGTTGAAGCCGGATCTAATGACAGCCTTAATTTATGCGGGTGCTTTGGATCATTTTGGTTTGAATCGAGCGGAACTACTAACCGCCGTGCCAGAACTAATGTCTAGTGCCGAATTGGCGGGAAATAGTATGAGCTTGTTTGCTTCATTAGCGCCGACTATCAAAAAGCAACCAGAATTACCGCTAGGTGAACGATTGGCCAAAGAGGTCGACTATCTGGGGGCATACGTGTCAGGACATCCGGTGGAAGCCTATCGTTGGCTGGCACAACAGCAGCGAACAACGTTAATTAGTGCGTGCCGTGCTGAAGCACGCGTGAAATTATTGGTCTATATTACGAAGACACGGGTTATTCGGACCAAACGAGGACAACCGATGGCCTTTGCCACGGGTAGTGATTTGTCTGGCGAAATTGATCTAACGATTTTCCCTAACACCTATCAACGGTTACAGGCCGAGTTGAAATCGGAAACCGTCGTATTAGTTAGTGGCAAAGTAGAACAACAGCGTGGGTTACAACTGATTGTTGATCAATGGCAACCGGCAGCTAGTTTTACGGCACCAACGAGCCAGCTATTTTTACGATTAACAGCGGACCAGGCAACCCCAACAATTCAAAAGCAGATTCTGACGATTTTACGGCAAGCCCCCGGGCCAAACCCGGTTTTGATCTATTCCGCCACTGCTCGTAAGACAGTTGAACTAAATTCCCAGTATTGGGTGACGGATGATGAAAAAATGGTTGGAGCGCTTACAAGCCTGTTAGGTCGCGATAATGTTGTCGTAAAAAGCGAAACCCCTTGA
- the clpB gene encoding ATP-dependent chaperone ClpB, which yields MNPEQLTESLQQALAQAQQIAQTRHHQEVGVPHLFKFLTQPGELVRQIFSEAGADLEQLQTELDRELDDISTVSGGNVQYGQSFSNSLATLMQAADAKRKTLGDDFLATDAVVLALMAQTSDQFTKYLIKQGITAGQVKNAVDRIRGGQRVTSRNQEDQYQALEKYGVDLVKAARKGNQDPVIGRDEEILALIRILSRKTKNNPVLIGEPGVGKTAIVEGLAQRIVRGDVPENLKDKTLFSLDMGALIAGAKYRGEFEERLKAVLKEIKKSDGQIIMFIDEIHNIVGAGKTEGSMDAGNLLKPMLARGELHLIGATTLDEYRQYLEKDKALERRFQRVLVAEPSVEDTISILRGLKERFEIHHGVRIHDNALVAAAKLSDRYITDHFLPDKALDLIDEASAEIRVEMNSNPTELDQVNRQLMRLQVEAAALKQETDAASVQRLGELKQELASAQEKQRALAERWTAEKKSLQTLSAKKSALDQAKHDLENAESQYDLEAAARLQHGTIPKLTAELQQLEADDHHADWLVEESVTADQVANVVSRMTGIPVNKLVAGEREKLLHLADNLHQRVIGQDTAVTAVADAVLRSRAGLQDPNRPLGSFMFLGPTGVGKTELAKALAENLFDADDHMVRIDMSEYMEKESVSRLVGAAPGYIGYEEGGQLTEAVRRNPYSIVLFDEIEKAHPDVFNILLQVLDDGRLTDGQGRTVDFKNTILIMTSNLGSELLLAGMDDQGHLAAGTHDQVMQLVQSRFKPEFLNRVDDIIMFTPLQLSAIEQIVVKLIDQLSVRLADREITLKISDQAKAWLAQEGYEPAYGARPLRRLITKDVETPLAKAIIAGKVVPQSTVLIKLVDNQLTFETQPAVKA from the coding sequence ATGAATCCAGAACAACTAACAGAAAGCTTACAACAAGCATTAGCACAAGCCCAACAAATTGCGCAAACTCGGCATCATCAAGAAGTTGGGGTCCCACATCTATTTAAATTCCTAACGCAACCAGGTGAATTGGTGCGTCAGATTTTCAGTGAAGCCGGTGCAGATCTTGAACAATTACAAACGGAATTAGATCGTGAATTGGATGATATTAGTACGGTCAGTGGTGGTAACGTGCAATATGGTCAGAGTTTTAGTAACAGCTTAGCGACCTTGATGCAGGCAGCTGATGCCAAACGTAAAACACTGGGTGATGACTTCTTAGCGACTGATGCCGTGGTACTCGCGTTAATGGCTCAAACTAGTGATCAGTTCACAAAATATTTGATCAAACAAGGGATTACGGCTGGGCAGGTTAAGAATGCCGTGGACCGGATTCGTGGGGGCCAACGGGTGACATCACGAAATCAAGAAGATCAATATCAAGCTTTAGAGAAGTATGGGGTCGATTTAGTTAAGGCTGCTCGGAAAGGGAATCAAGACCCAGTTATTGGGCGCGATGAAGAGATTTTGGCTTTGATTCGAATTCTATCACGGAAAACTAAAAATAATCCCGTTTTAATTGGTGAACCTGGGGTTGGTAAGACGGCGATTGTCGAGGGCTTAGCGCAACGAATCGTCCGTGGCGATGTGCCGGAAAATTTAAAGGATAAAACACTATTTTCTTTAGACATGGGTGCCTTAATTGCTGGGGCCAAATATCGTGGTGAGTTTGAAGAACGACTTAAAGCGGTCCTTAAAGAAATTAAAAAGAGCGATGGTCAGATTATTATGTTTATTGATGAAATTCATAATATTGTGGGTGCCGGTAAAACGGAAGGTAGCATGGACGCGGGGAACTTATTAAAGCCAATGTTAGCCCGCGGTGAATTGCATTTGATTGGGGCCACGACGTTGGATGAGTATCGGCAATATCTTGAAAAGGATAAAGCCCTTGAACGGCGGTTCCAACGGGTTTTAGTTGCGGAACCATCCGTGGAAGATACCATTAGTATTTTACGAGGACTCAAAGAACGGTTCGAAATTCATCATGGTGTCCGAATTCATGATAATGCCCTAGTGGCCGCAGCTAAGCTATCTGATCGGTATATTACCGACCACTTTTTACCTGATAAAGCGCTCGATTTGATTGATGAAGCTTCAGCAGAAATTCGAGTTGAAATGAATTCTAATCCGACAGAACTCGATCAGGTTAACCGGCAATTAATGCGATTACAAGTTGAAGCTGCGGCGTTGAAACAAGAAACGGATGCGGCTTCGGTGCAACGTTTGGGTGAGTTAAAACAGGAACTCGCTAGTGCCCAAGAAAAACAACGGGCCTTGGCTGAACGTTGGACGGCTGAAAAGAAGAGTTTGCAAACGTTAAGCGCTAAAAAATCGGCTTTAGACCAAGCAAAGCATGACCTTGAAAATGCGGAAAGCCAGTATGATTTGGAAGCCGCAGCTCGCTTGCAGCATGGCACGATTCCGAAGCTAACGGCGGAATTACAACAGTTAGAAGCGGATGATCACCATGCCGATTGGCTCGTTGAAGAGTCTGTCACGGCCGACCAAGTCGCTAATGTGGTTTCGCGGATGACTGGGATTCCGGTGAATAAGTTAGTGGCAGGTGAACGGGAAAAACTGTTGCATTTAGCTGATAACTTACATCAACGGGTCATTGGTCAAGATACCGCTGTAACCGCGGTAGCGGATGCCGTTTTACGGTCGCGTGCGGGGCTACAAGATCCTAACCGACCACTAGGGTCATTCATGTTCTTAGGTCCTACCGGGGTCGGTAAGACTGAGTTAGCTAAAGCGCTAGCTGAGAATTTGTTCGATGCTGATGATCATATGGTTCGAATCGATATGAGTGAATATATGGAGAAGGAGTCTGTCTCACGATTAGTGGGTGCGGCACCGGGCTATATTGGTTATGAAGAAGGTGGCCAACTGACTGAAGCGGTACGTCGAAATCCTTATTCAATCGTGTTATTTGATGAAATCGAAAAGGCCCATCCCGATGTCTTTAACATCTTGTTACAAGTGTTAGATGACGGGCGTTTGACGGATGGTCAGGGACGGACGGTTGACTTTAAGAATACGATTTTGATCATGACGTCGAACCTGGGATCGGAATTACTATTGGCTGGTATGGATGATCAAGGTCACTTAGCTGCGGGAACGCATGACCAAGTGATGCAGTTGGTTCAAAGTCGCTTCAAACCTGAATTTTTAAATCGGGTGGATGATATTATCATGTTCACACCGTTACAGTTGTCCGCGATTGAACAAATCGTGGTTAAGTTGATTGATCAGTTGTCCGTCCGGCTGGCAGACCGTGAAATTACTTTGAAAATTTCAGATCAAGCCAAAGCCTGGTTAGCGCAAGAAGGTTACGAACCGGCTTATGGTGCACGGCCATTGCGGCGATTGATTACCAAAGATGTGGAAACCCCACTGGCCAAGGCAATTATTGCTGGCAAAGTGGTCCCACAGTCAACGGTATTGATTAAATTAGTGGACAATCAGTTAACCTTTGAAACACAACCGGCAGTTAAAGCCTAA
- a CDS encoding Nif3-like dinuclear metal center hexameric protein translates to MLASDLITRFEQFAPLSLKWDRDPSGLQIGDPKQPVKRVLVTLDVRPAVVDEAIRVGADMIFAHHPVMFRPTANLDYQDPQKAMYAKIAAHHILVYAAHTNLDSADNGMNDWLAAALNLQHVTGLVPGHRTEFVKLTVTVPTDQVEAVQEYLTARPQAHLNRYALNSGEQFSVNLPRPDLATAVAGINQFVTPGTWDYEALPLLTGGQTSSMGRIGELAQPMTVAEFALKCKQVFQLGGLRLISDQPDQLIQRVAVLGGDGGKFYQQALQKGAQVYVTGDVYYHTGHDMLAAGLSVVDPGHHIESICIPKLTALFDQWRLENEWALAVVPSKINTDPFTFI, encoded by the coding sequence ATGTTGGCAAGTGATTTAATTACCCGTTTTGAGCAATTTGCACCCTTGTCCTTAAAATGGGATCGAGATCCGAGTGGGTTACAAATTGGCGATCCTAAGCAACCAGTAAAACGTGTGTTGGTCACCCTGGATGTTCGGCCAGCAGTCGTTGATGAAGCGATTCGAGTCGGTGCTGATATGATTTTTGCACATCATCCGGTGATGTTTCGGCCAACGGCTAATTTAGATTATCAAGATCCCCAAAAAGCGATGTATGCGAAAATTGCTGCTCATCATATCTTGGTCTATGCAGCACATACGAATCTGGATAGTGCTGATAATGGGATGAATGACTGGTTGGCAGCGGCGCTAAACTTACAGCACGTGACGGGGTTAGTACCTGGTCATCGGACTGAATTTGTGAAGTTAACCGTAACGGTGCCGACGGATCAAGTGGAAGCGGTCCAAGAATACTTGACGGCACGTCCCCAAGCTCATTTGAATCGGTATGCGTTGAATTCGGGTGAACAATTTAGCGTGAACTTACCACGGCCAGATTTAGCTACGGCGGTTGCTGGCATTAATCAATTTGTGACGCCGGGCACTTGGGATTACGAAGCGCTCCCGCTATTAACTGGCGGTCAAACGTCGTCGATGGGTCGCATTGGTGAGTTAGCTCAGCCAATGACTGTTGCTGAATTTGCCCTTAAGTGTAAGCAAGTCTTTCAATTAGGTGGATTACGGCTCATAAGTGACCAACCAGATCAATTGATTCAGCGCGTGGCCGTTTTAGGCGGTGATGGGGGTAAATTTTATCAGCAGGCACTACAAAAGGGTGCGCAGGTCTATGTTACTGGTGATGTTTATTATCATACCGGCCATGATATGTTGGCCGCAGGATTATCAGTAGTTGATCCCGGTCACCATATTGAAAGTATTTGTATTCCGAAGTTAACAGCCTTATTTGACCAGTGGCGGCTTGAAAATGAGTGGGCTTTGGCAGTTGTCCCGTCTAAAATTAATACCGATCCGTTTACCTTTATTTAA
- a CDS encoding helix-turn-helix transcriptional regulator yields MIQSQLETILQDRTMTPAELAHLTGIEHHTLTKLINGHAKSITFSHLNKIIQALDIELETLFTVTPDLDLDVDLTSINETTKHFTGTLHFIDHEQQLTVDLPLTGTYRQTGSLFTFTMNDAFDDQLDGDGIATRLDELQPVETVTHTKQQLLALLKAHPEQQAWFEPAGMQLSDEPTDAELERYLQVGNLVARTQYEKLHRLLEPLAMNFLAAIYNSFPQFLGDPQLITVPWGIPDTFRVFNFNLAESPESLATNGITKRQEQFRQQQAFPVSYTSLDVISYFSPA; encoded by the coding sequence ATGATTCAATCGCAACTTGAAACCATTTTGCAAGATCGAACAATGACCCCAGCCGAATTGGCCCACTTAACGGGGATTGAGCATCATACTTTGACCAAGTTAATTAATGGTCACGCCAAAAGTATCACTTTTAGTCACCTGAATAAAATCATTCAGGCATTAGACATCGAATTGGAAACGCTTTTCACAGTTACGCCTGATTTAGATTTGGACGTTGACCTGACCAGTATTAACGAAACTACCAAACACTTCACCGGGACACTTCACTTTATCGACCACGAGCAACAATTAACCGTTGACTTGCCACTAACCGGCACCTATCGCCAGACCGGTTCGCTGTTTACATTCACCATGAATGATGCCTTTGACGACCAATTGGATGGCGATGGTATCGCCACGCGTTTAGATGAGTTACAACCTGTCGAAACCGTGACGCACACCAAGCAACAGTTATTGGCGCTATTAAAGGCTCATCCCGAACAGCAAGCTTGGTTTGAACCCGCCGGCATGCAATTAAGTGATGAGCCGACTGATGCTGAACTCGAACGCTACTTACAAGTCGGTAACTTAGTGGCTCGGACTCAATATGAAAAGTTACATCGCTTATTGGAACCCTTAGCAATGAATTTTTTAGCCGCCATTTATAATAGTTTCCCGCAATTTTTAGGTGACCCCCAACTCATCACGGTCCCCTGGGGCATTCCTGACACCTTTCGTGTTTTTAATTTCAACTTGGCTGAAAGTCCTGAATCCCTGGCAACCAACGGGATTACCAAACGCCAAGAACAATTCCGCCAGCAACAAGCCTTTCCCGTTAGTTATACTAGTTTAGACGTTATTAGCTATTTTTCGCCCGCTTAA